The genomic interval GATGGGAATTGTTCCAATAAAAGAATTTATTTCCACTATGTCTGATATGTCATTAATATTCATGTTTGGAGGAGGACTGGCTTATACTATTGGGGCTGTATTTTATATTATAAAAAAACCACAGTTTAAAATAAATTTTGGGTTTCATGAGATTTTTCATATCTTTATTTTAATAGGTGCTATTTTACATTATTTATTAGTTTATTATGCATTAGTACTTTAGTTAAAAAATGAATAATAAAATATCAAATTTAATATTGTACAAATAAAAAAAGCCTGGAATTTTTACATTCCAGGCTTTAAATAATTCATTTAACTATTATTATCTTTTGGCTTTTTTGATGAAGATTTTAAAGCCTTTCTAATAGTTACAAATAAACCGCCATAAATAACGGTAACAGCGAAAATGAGCATAATTATTGCAGAAGTAGACATATTACTCGCCTCCTATATTCTTGTCTGATATGTCATTTGCATCCAATTTTGTACTGGTTGTTTGACTTAAGAAATAACTAACTACACCAACACCAATAATCATACCCCAACCACCAATCCATTGAGGTCCCATACTATAACCACCATATGGGGTATT from Halanaerobiales bacterium carries:
- a CDS encoding hemolysin III family protein, coding for MGIVPIKEFISTMSDMSLIFMFGGGLAYTIGAVFYIIKKPQFKINFGFHEIFHIFILIGAILHYLLVYYALVL
- a CDS encoding methionine/alanine import family NSS transporter small subunit, which codes for MSTSAIIMLIFAVTVIYGGLFVTIRKALKSSSKKPKDNNS